Proteins encoded together in one Alteribacter keqinensis window:
- a CDS encoding ABC-ATPase domain-containing protein, with translation MKRLIQKVKELDGKSYKLLKTIQGKYDGDVFSLYMDYIQGDPFAAPSKIRVAFPFTYTNLPEELIDSASRKSAFEDFFAREVNLQIKKRAVSRMGTGKGGMIAIDAPGQEVLKRTAVKVTEKHIEIRLSIGLPANGRRIRGHDTGKLLGEIVPDITRKALTHFSKEAVKSHIELSDDQQLIRNYIKENEFICFIANGAVLPRESGVSNKPLSKAVSFQSPAAYEKTIQLSKEKTVTGFALPKGLTLIAGGGYHGKSTLLHAIERGVYNHAPGDGREYVITDQSAVKIKAEDGRSIHGVDISPFISNLPFEKDTRSFSTLDASGSTSQAASIMEALEMRSKLILMDEDTSATNFMIRDARMQKLVSEEPITPFVDYVESLFKDQDVSTVMAIGGSGDYFEASDHVIVMNEYRPYDKRAEVKQIASEIKNHRKKTAVTLSVPKMRILDRDNFKKKLDRKEKVEAKGKNTILFSRHMIDLSAIEQLADTSQTRTIALIIKHLTKGSSKDSTIMEAIDEIYTEINHSGLEFLSPFKGQHPGDLALPRKEEVIQTLNRFRRD, from the coding sequence ATGAAACGACTCATACAGAAGGTGAAAGAACTGGATGGAAAAAGCTATAAATTACTCAAAACCATTCAGGGAAAATATGACGGAGACGTCTTTTCACTATATATGGACTATATTCAGGGAGATCCCTTTGCTGCTCCGTCAAAAATCAGAGTGGCTTTCCCGTTCACATACACAAACCTTCCAGAAGAGCTTATAGATTCCGCCTCTCGTAAGTCAGCTTTCGAAGATTTTTTTGCCAGGGAGGTCAATCTTCAGATTAAGAAACGTGCAGTTTCACGAATGGGAACCGGTAAAGGCGGGATGATTGCCATCGATGCCCCGGGTCAGGAAGTCCTGAAACGAACAGCTGTAAAAGTCACTGAAAAACATATCGAAATTCGTCTCAGTATCGGCCTGCCTGCAAACGGAAGGCGTATCAGAGGACATGATACCGGTAAGCTGCTGGGTGAGATTGTACCTGACATAACAAGAAAAGCTCTTACCCATTTTTCAAAAGAAGCAGTAAAATCACACATTGAATTATCTGACGATCAGCAATTGATCCGAAATTATATTAAGGAAAATGAGTTCATCTGCTTTATAGCCAACGGGGCTGTTCTTCCAAGAGAAAGCGGTGTGAGTAATAAGCCGTTAAGTAAGGCCGTATCCTTTCAGTCCCCGGCCGCTTATGAAAAAACCATTCAGCTTTCTAAAGAAAAGACAGTTACCGGTTTTGCCCTGCCAAAAGGTCTTACCCTCATAGCCGGGGGAGGTTATCACGGAAAGAGTACCCTCCTTCATGCCATTGAACGCGGTGTGTATAATCATGCTCCGGGAGACGGCCGGGAGTATGTCATTACTGATCAGAGTGCAGTGAAAATTAAAGCTGAAGACGGCAGGTCCATTCATGGAGTAGATATTTCCCCGTTTATTTCCAATCTCCCTTTTGAAAAAGATACGCGCTCTTTTTCAACATTGGATGCAAGCGGAAGCACCTCCCAGGCAGCTTCCATAATGGAAGCTCTGGAAATGAGATCCAAGCTTATTTTAATGGACGAAGATACTAGTGCTACAAATTTTATGATTCGTGATGCGAGAATGCAAAAGCTGGTTTCTGAGGAACCGATTACCCCTTTTGTTGATTATGTAGAAAGTCTCTTTAAGGACCAGGATGTTTCAACGGTCATGGCTATAGGGGGTTCAGGGGACTATTTCGAAGCTTCTGACCACGTCATAGTAATGAATGAATACCGACCTTACGATAAAAGAGCAGAAGTAAAGCAAATTGCTTCTGAAATAAAAAATCACCGAAAGAAAACAGCCGTAACCCTGTCTGTTCCCAAAATGAGAATACTGGACAGAGACAATTTCAAAAAGAAACTGGATCGAAAAGAGAAAGTAGAGGCAAAAGGAAAGAATACGATCCTGTTCTCCCGTCATATGATTGATTTATCTGCTATCGAACAGCTGGCGGATACCAGCCAGACAAGGACCATTGCCCTGATAATAAAACATTTAACAAAAGGAAGCAGTAAAGACAGCACAATTATGGAAGCCATTGACGAGATCTATACTGAAATTAACCATTCGGGACTTGAATTCCTTTCGCCCTTCAAAGGGCAGCACCCGGGAGATCTTGCCCTTCCAAGAAAAGAAGAAGTTATACAGACTCTCAATCGCTTCCGCCGGGATTAA
- the msrB gene encoding peptide-methionine (R)-S-oxide reductase MsrB produces MKTNRKVQDKKALNEMQYKVTQENGTEPPFKNEFWDHFEDGIYVDIVSGEPLFNSRDKYDAGCGWPSFTKPIDKSQVTEHSDFSHGMRRTEVRSEEGDSHLGHVFTDGPKPGGLRYCINSAALRFIPYSELEKEGYGEYKTLFDK; encoded by the coding sequence ATGAAAACAAACAGAAAAGTTCAGGATAAAAAAGCGTTAAACGAAATGCAGTATAAAGTAACTCAGGAAAACGGAACCGAACCTCCGTTTAAAAATGAGTTCTGGGACCATTTTGAAGATGGAATCTACGTGGATATCGTGTCAGGAGAGCCTTTGTTCAATTCAAGAGACAAGTATGATGCAGGGTGCGGATGGCCAAGCTTCACAAAGCCGATTGATAAGTCCCAGGTAACTGAGCATTCGGACTTTTCACATGGAATGCGTCGTACGGAAGTAAGGAGTGAAGAGGGGGATTCCCACCTCGGCCATGTGTTTACGGACGGGCCGAAACCCGGCGGACTCCGCTATTGTATCAATTCTGCAGCTCTTCGTTTTATTCCATACAGCGAGCTTGAAAAAGAAGGCTACGGGGAATACAAAACATTATTCGACAAATAG